In Seonamhaeicola sp. S2-3, the genomic window AATTAAAAATATTTTAGATGAAATTAAAAATTAACTAAATCATGTTTTCAATTATAAGCCCCAAGCAATTCTTATACAAAATACTTGACCTAGTAAAAAAAAATAAAAACAACCACTATAAAGAAGTAAAAAACTTAGTTGAAAAAGGAACAAATAACACCTCTCAATTAAAAGCGCTCTTACAGCACGCTTGTACTAGTACCATTTTCTATAATAAATTTGATTATAAAAAAGGAATTAAAGCCTTCCCCGTAATTAATAAAAACACTATAAAAACAAATTATAGTAGTTTTCAATCTGAAAAATTTAAAAAAGCAAAATGCAGAATAGTAGCAACAAGCGGTTCTACTGGAATTCCTTTTAAAGTACATCAAAACTTAATCAAAATACTTAGAAATACTGCAGATAATTTATATTTTTCAGAATTGGCAGGCTATAATATAGGTAACAAACTCTATTATTTTAGAATGTGGAATGCCTTTGATAAAAAAGGGGTATTAGAAAGATGGATAATGAATATGATACCTATTGATGTTTTTGAACTAACAGATGTTTTTTTTAGTAATTTTTTAAAAAAAATTAAAAATAATAAATCACCAAAAAGTTGGATTGGGTATGCTTCCTCATTTGAAACAATGTGCAAGTATTTAGAAAAAAATGAAAAAAAACCTATAAACTGCAACTTAAAATCAGTTATTGCAATTTCAGAAAGTTTATCACCTTACACCAAACAAACACTAAAAAAATACTTTAATGTAGATGTTGTTTCTAGATATTCAAACGTTGAAAACGGCATTATAGCCCAACAATTACCCAGTACTTCATATTTTATTTTAAACACAGCTAGTTATTACGTAGAAATCCTAGATATTAATTCTGATAAACCTGTTGAATTAGGACAAAAAGGTAGAATTGTTATAACCGATCTATTTAATTTTAGTGTCCCAATGATTAGATATGATACTGGTGATATTGGAGTTATGGAAATAATTGATAAAAAGCCTGTTTTAACAAGTATTGAAGGTAGAAAAATTGATGCTATAACAAACACAAAAGGAGAAATTATAGCTAATAATATCATGCTTCTTCTTAATAATTACCATGAATTAAACCAATGTCAATTAATTCAAAAAAATAATAAGGTTTATGTTTTTAAAATAAATATAAACGGTGAATTTAAAAATGAAAGAAAATTTATTGATGACTTTAAAACCTATTTGGGTGAAGATGCCATCATTAAAGTAGAGTATGTAGATGAAATTCCACTATTGGCTTCTGGTAAAAGACGTGTAATGATTAATGAAACAAACACAAAAACATCTTAGCTCGTAAAACAATTCTTATATTTGCGTGACAATTCTTATATTTTTCATTTTATCAAAAATAAAAGCTTTTAGTCTATAAAAAGTATATCAATTAAATATATAGATTACTTTTATGCCAAACTTAACCAAATCAATGTACTCAATCTTCATAAAAAGACTTATTGACTTTTTTGCCGCTTTAATTGGTTTTATAATATTGTCTCCTGTTTTTATTGTTGTAACTATTTTTTTATTCTTTAGTAATAACGGTAAACCCTTTTTCTTACAACAACGTCCTGGTAAAAATGAAAAGATTTTTTCCATTATCAAGTTTAAATCAATGAACGATAAAGTAGATGAACACGGCAACCTCTTAAGTTACGAGCAAAGAATTACAAAAGTAGGAGCTTTTATAAGAAAATATTCCTTAGATGAAATACCACAACTTATCAATGTAATTAAAGGAGATATGAGTTTAGTTGGCCCAAGACCTCTTTTGGTAGAATATCTTCCACTATATAACGAAGAACAAAAATTAAGACATAAGGTAAAACCAGGAATAACAGGTTGGGCACAAGTTAATGGAAGAAATACTATATCATGGCAGAAAAAATTCGCTTTAGATGTGTGGTATGTAAACAACATATCTATACTTTTAGATTTAAAAATCATCTTTCTTACCATTAAGCGAGTTGTGAAAAAAGAAGGTGTAAATAGTTCAGAAAACTTAAATATGCCTGTGTTTACAGGAAACAATTAATTTAAAGCTAGCATATTAATGAGCTTAATGAATAAAAAAACAAATATTGTTATAATTGGAGCCTCTGGTCATGCTAGGGTTATTATAGATATTTTAGAAAGAAACAACCAATACAACATAGTTGGTTTAATAGATTCGTTTAAACCTGTTGGTAGTTACATTTATAATTATAAAATATTAGGTCGTGAAAAAGACATTCCTAATCTAAAAAAAACACACAATTTTAGGCACGGCATCATAGCTATTGGTGATAACTGGACCCGAAAAAAAATTCATGAAAAAATAGTAAAAATAGCCCCTCGTTTTAAATTTATTAATGCTATACACCCTACTGCTGTAATAGGTAAAGACGTAAAAATAGGAAAAGGGGTTGTTGTGGTTGCAGGTTCAATAATTAACAGCAATGCAGTTATTGGAGATTTTTGCATTATTAACACCAAAGCCTCATTAGGTCATGATAGCCAACTAAAAAAATATGCTAGTTTAGCACCAAATAGTACCATTGGTGGTAATGTTAAAATAGGCACCTGTACTGCTATATGTTTAAGTGCCAGTATAATTCAAGATATCACCATTGGCAAACACTGTATAATTGGTGCTAGCTCACTAATTATAAGAGATGTACCTAATAATTCTAAAGTTATAGGAATTCCTGGTAAGGTTATAGAAAAGATAAAAAAAGGAGAAAAATATTTATACCATTCTGAAAGTTTAAAAGCCAAACAGAAAGGTGTATTAGAGATGATTACAGAGAAAGATAAATGGCAAAAAACATTGTCTGAAATTGGTAAATATGATTTCTATCACACCTATGAATACCATCTCCTCTCTAAAAAAACTGATGAAACGCCAGTTCTTATCCTTTATAAAACAGAGAAAAACTCTTTAATAGCACTTCCGCTCCTAATCAGAAATATTCAAAACTCTGATTACAAAGACGCTACTTCTGTATATGGATATGCAGGGCCTATATGTAATAAATTAGCTTCTAACCTAAATACCTTTGAATACCAACAAACTATTTTTAAATACTTTGAAGCAAATAATATTATCTCCGTTTTTTCAAGACTTAACCCTTTTATGCCGTGTCAAACTGAAATTTTAAATGGCTTAGGAAAAATTGTACATCAAGGCAAGGTAGTTAATATTGATTTAAATTTAGATATTGATATCCAACGCAGAAATTACAGAAGTAGATTAAAAACACATGTTAATAAAGCAAGAAGATTATGCTCTGTTAGAAAAGCCGTAAACAAAGAAGATTTAGAAGCTTATATTAATATTTACCATGAAAACATGGATCGGGTTAAAGCTAAAAACTTATATTATTTTGAAAAGTGCTACTTTGAAAATATGGTAAAAAGCCCAAGCTTTGATACAGATGTTCTACTAGCTATTGAGAACGAAACAGGTACCATAGTAGCTGGTAGTATGTTTGTTACTACTAATAATAATATTGTACAATACCATCTCTCTGGAACAAAAAATGACTATTTGCACCTAACACCTACTAAACTTCTTATAGACGAAATGCGATTAATAGCTAACGAAAGAGGTTGTAAATTTTTTAACCTAGGAGGTGGTTTAGGTGGTAGTGATCACGATTCACTTTTTAACTTTAAAGCTTCATTTTCTAAAGACTTTAAAGATTTTAACCTATGGAAGTTAATTGTAAATAAAACTGCTTATAATGAGCTTGTTGCAAAAAAAGGAATTAATAAAGATGCTTCATTTTTCCCTTTATACAGATTCACTGATGATATAAATGTAAACTTGTGATAAACCAAAACCCCTTTCTATCAAAAACATTTACTAACATTTGGCTAAAACATTTTAATTTTGGCAAACCTCCCTATACTTTTAATTTTATAAAAAAACTCGCTTTTTTTAAACCATTTAAGTTACCGCTTTATGTTAATGTAGGCAGGAATTTAACTAAAGGGATGTCTTATACATTAGAAAACCATCTAGATTACAAAAGAAAAACGTTCTTAATTTATGATGTACCAGAGTATTTTAATTTGCCCTTTCTAGAAGACAATACGACTTCCTTAAAACTAAAAAAAATAAAACAATACCCAGGTTACTCTATTAATATAGATAACTACAATAATCTTGACGAATTTTTAAAAACAACTTTTAGTAAAAGTAGTAACCAAAAACTTAGACGCTATTTAAGACGGTTAGAACTTTGTTTTGATATCTCTTATAAAATGTTAATTGGCCCTACTGATAAAGCTGAATACGATAGAGTATTTAATCACTTCCATAGCCTTTTAACAAAACGTTTTAATGATAAAAAAACAACTAACAACAACTTAAACCCAGAGGAATGGAACTTCTATAAAGAGGTAGCCTACCCTTTAATTTTAGAAAAAAAAGCGGGTTTACACGTTGTTTATAATGGCAACACCCCTATTTGTGTTAGACTTTTATATTTTTCGGAGTCAATTATATTTGATGCCATAACTGTTTTTGATATAGACTATACCAAATTTCATATAGGTAAAATTTCAATAATGAAAATGCTTGAATGGAGTTTTAATAGCGATTATAGTTATTTTGACTTCTCAAAAGGCTATTTTGATTACAAAGAAAGTTGGAGCGATTTAAAATATAATTTTGAATACCATATACTGTATGATAGCAAGTCTATTACTTCAATTGTAATAGCCACTACCCTATCTAGATATTTTAAAATAAAACAGTTTTTAAGAGATAAAGATTTTAATAAAAAATTACACAATCTCAACTTTATACTAAAAAGCAAAAATATAAACACACAAAAGCCAATTATCCAAGAAATTGGTTCTAAAAACATTGAATATACAAACGATATGTTGGTTAAAATTGATTTCTTAGATTTAGAATATTCATTTTTAAGAAAATTTGTTTTTGACTTTTTGTTCTTAAACAGTGAACATATTAAAAACCTTAGTGTTTATAAGTTTGAAAAAATAAACCAAAATTATTTTTTGATAGAATGTCCTAAAAAACAAACAATAGTTTATCAACAAAAACAAACCTGCAAAATAGTATGATTAAAAAACAAGACTTTTATTCTAGTTTTTTTGAAAAAAACAACATTCCTGTTGCATATAAATCTATTGCATTTAAAGACCAAAAAATCTACACATCTCAGGCTACTTCTAACAATTTAAAATCAACATATTCATACACTTACGTTCCAGATTATATTACATGTGCTCCTAAGCACAAACTAAAAATAAAAAACATATTCTTAAAACATGGTTACGCTGCCAACTTATCTAACTACAAAACAATTGATGACTATGTAAAAACAGCTTTTAAAAGTAGTTTTAGAAATAATATTAAACGGTCTTTAAAAAGAACAGAACTTTGCTTAAATATTGATTACAAAATGTATTATGGAGCAATAGAGCAAGAAAATTATAATAATTTAATGCAATTGTTTCATAAAATGTTATCTAAACGTTTTAATAACGTAAATGCACGAAACCTGACACTAGAAAACTGGGACTTTTATGAAAAAAATGCCTATAATTTAATTCTTCAAAAAAAAGCATGTCTGTTTGTTATTTACAACAATAATACACCAATTGCTTTTTCTTTAAGTTTTGTTTTTGATAAAATATTTTATTTTGCCATACCAACTTTCAATCTAGATTATTCAAAATTTACCCTTGGCAATGTGGTTATATATAAAAATTTAGAATGGTGTATTAACCATAAATTCAAACTTTTTGATATGGGGTATGGCGGCTTTGAAAACAAAGTTAATTGGTGTGACACCACTTATAATTTTGAACATCATATTATAAGTAAGCAAAACAATTTAAGAGCTAACCTACACGCTTTCTTTCTTACTTATAAGTATAAGTTAATTAACTTTTTAATAGACAAAAAAGTAAATATCAAAATCAGAAAATTTTTAAATAAACTTAAAAAAACACCTGTACAACCTATAATAACCTTTAATATAACTTCTTGTGATAAAACTTATAATAAAAATAATCTACTAGCAATTGATTTAGATTCTGAAAACTACCAGTATTTAAAAAAACCACTGAATGATTTTTTATACTCTAACCAAGAAAAAATTGTAGATGTTTCAATTTTTAAAATTAAAGAAGAGAATAACACGTATCTGATTAAAGGAAATAAAAAACAAATAAAAATAAAGGTTGTACAATAATTAATTATGATGTTTAAGATAAAAAGAGAGCAATTTATTTGGGAATTTACTAGAATAGGTAAAATTCCATCTATCTATAAATCTATTGATTTTATTAATTGTAAATTCACCAATAACAAACAAATTACATCAAATAATTCACCAGTAATTAGCATAACTCTTTTCCCTACATTTTTAAAAGCTAATTTAGTTAATGAAAGTAAATATGTGTTAAAAAAAATTAATCATAAAAACTTTTCTGGTGCTGGAGTTAATGTAATAAAAAGCAACTCTATAGATGATTTCTTAAAGCAAGAACTAAAATCTCAAATAAGGAAAAATTTAAATAGAACAATAACCAGACTTGAAAAATGCTTCGAAATATCTTATAACTATTATTTTGGTTCTATTACCGAAGAGAAACTTTCATTTTTACTAAGCAACCTAAAACTTATGCTTGAAAAACGGTTTGATCAAAAAAACATGCTCAATAATTTTTTAAGCAAGTGGGATATTAATACAAAAGATTTATTTAATTTAATAAACACAAAAAAAGCATCTCTGTTTGTAGTTTATGACAGAGATAAACCTATTAGTATTTCTGTTAATAGGCATTATAATGATACCATTTTATTTAGTGATATTAACGGCTACAATCTAGATTATAGCAAATTTGGACTGGGACATTTAGATAATTACCTATTAGTTAAATGGTGTATTGAAAATGAATATAAATTTTTAGACTTAGGAAATGGTGTTGTAGAATATAAAAAACGGTGGTGTAATACTTTCTATGATTTTGAATATCATATATATTATAAAAAAGGCTCTGTTACTGCGTTAACTCTAGCTTATTTTGAGATATTCAAAATTAATATTAAAAATACAATCAAGAAATTAAAGGTTGATGATTGGGTTAAAAGAATATTAAATAAATTAAAACATAAAATATCTAACCCAAAAAGGGAAAATGTAAAATATATAAAGCCAGAAATTACAACTTTTAAAGAGCTAATAAACTCCAATAGTTTTAAACTAATTAATATTGACAATTCAGAATATCATAATATAAGAGAGCATATATATAACCAACTATATTTAAAGCAAGTTAATATTAATAACATAAAGGTATATGTTCAAAAAGATACTCCTAGCACATATTTTATTAAAATGCCAAAAGAAACCATTAAAATTGTATTAACAGATTATGAGTCATAAAAACATATTACACTTTTTTAATGAGCTAGTTGAAACACACCAAATCCCAAAAGCTTATAAAAAATTAAGCTTTAAGTTTAATAATAAAGCTTTTTTCAATTCTAAAGCTAATTGTGCAAAGGGAATATTGCCTAAAGTTGAAACCTATATTGCATTCCCTGGTTTTTTAACTCCACAATTTCATTCAAACCAATTTAAAGCAAAATGTATTGAGCAAAAAAACCAAGAATGTTTTGGCATTATTTTATCACCAGAAATTAAAAATACACAGGAATATTTAGTTCAAAATTTATCAAAAAACTCTAGATCTCCAATACTTAAAAAAAAGAAACGCTTAGAAGCTTGCTTTAATATAACCTATAAAGTTTTCTACGGAAATATTAATAAAGATGAGTATGATAGATTAATGAATACGGCTTATGCCATGTTAGTTAGAAGGTTTGAGCAAAGAAATGATTCTAACTTCATACTGAAAAACTGGAATAAATATCTAGAAATACTTTACCCTTTAATAAACCAAAATAAAGCATCTTTTTTTGTAATTTATAATGAAAATACTCCCATCCAAATATCAATTAATTTTCATTACAACAAAACCTTTTTCGCTTACATACCTGCATATAACATAGATTATGCTCAATTTGGGTTAGGAAATACAGCTGTTTTTAAGCAACTTGAATGGTGTATTGAAAATAACTATGAATACTTAGATATGGGTAATGGCGATTTAGAATATAAAGTCCGCTGGTGCAACTATCAATATAGTTTAGAAACTCATATAATATACCTTAAAAGTAATTTTATAGCTAGAATAAAAGCTTTAAAACCTATTTATAGAGTAAAACTTATAAACTTTATTAAAACCTTAAAAAATTTAAAGCAAAATAAAACACAAAACACAAAAACATTTAAGAAAATCCCATCAGAATATATTATTAAACCTATTGATGATATAGCATCTATAGAAAAACATAATAATCTTAAGGAAATTAATTTCTTTGAAACCCATACAACAAAACATCTCTCAAAAATTATTTGTGATTTTATTTATGCAGAAAAAGAACATTTAAATAAAATTAAAATTTATAGCATTTTAAATAGTTCTAATTATATAGTTAAAACACCAAACAAAGGAATTAATATTTTATTTAAGTGATAAAGTTTATATATATAATTAATATGCTTTTATAAATTAAACTTACTTTTCTATAAAAATAACAAACTAAAGATATCTCTTAGTTTCTTTAAACCAAGAAAACTAATTATAATTAAGTTGCCATGAAACAACAAGACTTTTATAACACCATTACAAGAAAACATCTTGTTCTTCCTTTTTATACAGAACTACATTTAAAACATAATGATTCTAAACTATATGTATCTAATAAAAATAAAAAATATAATATACAAACCCCCTGCAATGTAGCTTTATTCCCATCATACATTATACCTAAGTTTCATGCTGAAGATAGTTTAAAAACTATAACTATACCCCAAAAAAAAATAACTGGTTACTCAATATTAATTAATGAGAAAACTAATGATATTGATTCTTTTTTAAAATCTACTTATAAGAAAAGTTTTAGGTCTAATATTTTAAGGTTTGTAAACAGATTTGAAAATTGTTTTGACGTTAATTATAAAATGTATTTTGGGAAAATCTCTAAAGCAGAGTACACCTTTTTAATGGATAAATTGCATATAATGCTCACGAAGCGCTTTGACCAAAGAAATGATACAAATAAAGTATTACTAAATTGGGATAACTATTTAAAAACCACCTATGACTTAATTAATGAGAAAAAAGCGTCTTTGTTTGTTATTTACAATAAACAAAAACCAGTACATATCTGTATAAATCATCATTATAATAAAATACTTTTTGTTTCAGTACCATCTTTTGATTTAGATTATTTCAAATTTGCCCTTGGTAATATTTCGCTGTATAAACTTCTAGAATGGTGCATAAATAACAACTATACGTTAATGGATATGGCTTATGGCTATTTAGAATACAAACGCAGATGGAGTAATAATATTTATGGTTATGATCATCATATTATATATAATGAAAGTAAAATTGGAAATAGAATTTCAACCAAAATAGAAGTAAAAAAATTAGAATTTAAAAACTTTTTAAAAGATAAAAACGTTGATGAGATACTTGAAAAAGTGAAAAGAATATGGAGAAAAAAACACACAAAAGCCCTAAACACCTATTCTATTCAAGATATCACTAACTTAAACATTATTAACAATTTACCTATAATAACAGAAGAACTAGAGTTTTTAAAAAGACCTATTAATGATTATCTTTTTACCAATAAAGAACATGAAAACAACTTAAAGATTTACGAAATGCAAAAAGATAAAGAATACGCTTTTATAGGCTCGCAAAGCAAAAAAATAATAAAATTGAATTAATAATATCGAAATTATCTTACATATTGTCCAATATTGTTTTTATATTAAAAAAAACAATCAAACTTAGTGCTAAATAACCCCATTACTAAAAGAAATTTAATAAATGTTTAAGAAAATTAAAAAGAAGTTTAAGGTCTTTATGAGTATGATTAAAAATGCTCAATTTAAATATATTATTAAAACTATTAAAAGAAGAACTTATTCAAACATCTATTTTTTCTTAGTAAAAAAAGATGTCACTACAGTTGATTATAGTAAAGCACCAAAAGCCCGAATAGATATAAAATTAAGGGAGTATCAAAATTCTGATTATGAATATTTTAAAAATGATGCTTTAGGCAATAAATTAATTGAAGCCAAAATTCCAACATGTTTAGTTGCTGTTACTAATAATAATATCCCTTGTTTTAGATGCTGGTTTTTAGAACCTGCAAATCACAAAAAAGTTCAATCTTTTTTTGGCTATAACTACCCTGAACTAAAAGAAGATGAGTTTATGTTAGAGCTAGTACATACCGTAAAAGAATATAGAAGCCAATATGTATATGTAGCTGCTAATTTCATGCTTATGAAAAGAGCTAAAGACCTGGGGTACAAATGGGTAATAGGCTGTATTTCATTAGATAATTTACCATCGTTAAAAGGCGCTAATAGAGCTGGTGGACATCCTTATAAGTTACAAATCACAAAATGGAGGTTTTTTAGAAGAAAAACCATTTACGTAGATATCCCTGAAAAAATAAAAGCTAAATACCCTCAATTATCTTTTCCTTATTAAATGAAAAAACATTTAAATAAAACATATAAATACATTATTATAACATTAGTATTACTACCAAATATTTTTGTTATGGCGGTTGGTATAGAAAGTTTCCCCTTTACTTGTGCCCCCATGTTTGGTCATTATATTAATGAAGAAACAGATTTATATCTTTTCAAATTTGAAGGAGTAGTTAACAATAAAAAAATTAACTTAACAGAATATTATGGTAAACCCGAAGGCTATTTAATTAGGCATTTTTTTAGTAAAGTTTACGGTTCTACCGATACCATTTCTCCATTTACAAATAAATTACATGAAAATCATTCTTATTTTAAAACTAGAATGAATACTTTTTTTAAAACATTTGCTTCTTTTTTAGAAAAAGAATACAACCTTAAGTTTGAAAAAATAAACTTAATGGTTATAAAAGTAGACCCTAATAGAAACCCTCTATCAGAATATAAAATGCTAGGTTTTTTTAATACTAATGAGAGTCAATACTATTCTTTACATGATGAAAGTAATAAATAAAGTTATTAAACTAATTAAAGTTCTTATTAAAAACCCTTTAAGCATTTTAAGGTTTCTATTAGCTATTCTATTTACTAAAAAACTAGTAGGCTATATATATTTCATAGAAGAAATTAAAAACAACTCACAATACCCTTTAAGTAAAACATGGTTTACAAGTTTACTACCTAATTCAATGTTTAACTTAGACGTACATTTTTTATACCAATTAAAATTAGTTGTAATAATTGTAGGCTTATTAGCTGCTGTTGGCATTATAGGTAGGTTAAGTCTATTTCTATTATCTCTTTTAAGCTTTTATATTCTTGGTATTGTTGAAGGCATAGGGGTTTTTGATCACCATTTATCGCTACCCAGTCAAGTAATATTAATATTAACATTTATACCAGGAACTTTAAAATTATCTGTAGACAATTTTATTCATTCACTATTTAAAAACAAAAAAATAGTAATTACAGATACTCCTAAATGGAGTGTAAATTTAATTTTAGCTGTTGTTGTACTCACCTACTTTACAGCAGGTGTTTCAAAGTTAAGATACGGTAATGGACTTAATTGGTTGGATGGCTCAACACTAAGCTTCTATTTAAAAGAGCAAACGCTTAAATACAAAGAAGGGCAAATGCAATTAATAATTGGAGATAATAAAATTTCTGAAGAAAATAAGTGGAAAGATAGTATAGGGTTCAAAGCCCATGCCTATGGAAACTTCCAGCTTTCTAAAAAAAGAAATGCTATTGCAACTTATATTGCTAACAACAAAACACTAGTTATATTGTTATCTATAGGTTCTGTTTTATTTGAATTACTAGGATTTATAGTGTTTATTAATTCAAAATACCGAAATCTATACCTTATTTCAGCAATCTTATTTCACCTATCAATAGGTGCTTTAATGGGTATA contains:
- a CDS encoding sugar transferase; protein product: MYSIFIKRLIDFFAALIGFIILSPVFIVVTIFLFFSNNGKPFFLQQRPGKNEKIFSIIKFKSMNDKVDEHGNLLSYEQRITKVGAFIRKYSLDEIPQLINVIKGDMSLVGPRPLLVEYLPLYNEEQKLRHKVKPGITGWAQVNGRNTISWQKKFALDVWYVNNISILLDLKIIFLTIKRVVKKEGVNSSENLNMPVFTGNN
- a CDS encoding GNAT family N-acetyltransferase encodes the protein MKQQDFYNTITRKHLVLPFYTELHLKHNDSKLYVSNKNKKYNIQTPCNVALFPSYIIPKFHAEDSLKTITIPQKKITGYSILINEKTNDIDSFLKSTYKKSFRSNILRFVNRFENCFDVNYKMYFGKISKAEYTFLMDKLHIMLTKRFDQRNDTNKVLLNWDNYLKTTYDLINEKKASLFVIYNKQKPVHICINHHYNKILFVSVPSFDLDYFKFALGNISLYKLLEWCINNNYTLMDMAYGYLEYKRRWSNNIYGYDHHIIYNESKIGNRISTKIEVKKLEFKNFLKDKNVDEILEKVKRIWRKKHTKALNTYSIQDITNLNIINNLPIITEELEFLKRPINDYLFTNKEHENNLKIYEMQKDKEYAFIGSQSKKIIKLN
- a CDS encoding GNAT family N-acetyltransferase, translating into MMFKIKREQFIWEFTRIGKIPSIYKSIDFINCKFTNNKQITSNNSPVISITLFPTFLKANLVNESKYVLKKINHKNFSGAGVNVIKSNSIDDFLKQELKSQIRKNLNRTITRLEKCFEISYNYYFGSITEEKLSFLLSNLKLMLEKRFDQKNMLNNFLSKWDINTKDLFNLINTKKASLFVVYDRDKPISISVNRHYNDTILFSDINGYNLDYSKFGLGHLDNYLLVKWCIENEYKFLDLGNGVVEYKKRWCNTFYDFEYHIYYKKGSVTALTLAYFEIFKINIKNTIKKLKVDDWVKRILNKLKHKISNPKRENVKYIKPEITTFKELINSNSFKLINIDNSEYHNIREHIYNQLYLKQVNINNIKVYVQKDTPSTYFIKMPKETIKIVLTDYES
- a CDS encoding GNAT family N-acetyltransferase; this translates as MSHKNILHFFNELVETHQIPKAYKKLSFKFNNKAFFNSKANCAKGILPKVETYIAFPGFLTPQFHSNQFKAKCIEQKNQECFGIILSPEIKNTQEYLVQNLSKNSRSPILKKKKRLEACFNITYKVFYGNINKDEYDRLMNTAYAMLVRRFEQRNDSNFILKNWNKYLEILYPLINQNKASFFVIYNENTPIQISINFHYNKTFFAYIPAYNIDYAQFGLGNTAVFKQLEWCIENNYEYLDMGNGDLEYKVRWCNYQYSLETHIIYLKSNFIARIKALKPIYRVKLINFIKTLKNLKQNKTQNTKTFKKIPSEYIIKPIDDIASIEKHNNLKEINFFETHTTKHLSKIICDFIYAEKEHLNKIKIYSILNSSNYIVKTPNKGINILFK
- a CDS encoding GNAT family N-acetyltransferase, with the protein product MIKKQDFYSSFFEKNNIPVAYKSIAFKDQKIYTSQATSNNLKSTYSYTYVPDYITCAPKHKLKIKNIFLKHGYAANLSNYKTIDDYVKTAFKSSFRNNIKRSLKRTELCLNIDYKMYYGAIEQENYNNLMQLFHKMLSKRFNNVNARNLTLENWDFYEKNAYNLILQKKACLFVIYNNNTPIAFSLSFVFDKIFYFAIPTFNLDYSKFTLGNVVIYKNLEWCINHKFKLFDMGYGGFENKVNWCDTTYNFEHHIISKQNNLRANLHAFFLTYKYKLINFLIDKKVNIKIRKFLNKLKKTPVQPIITFNITSCDKTYNKNNLLAIDLDSENYQYLKKPLNDFLYSNQEKIVDVSIFKIKEENNTYLIKGNKKQIKIKVVQ
- a CDS encoding acetyltransferase; this translates as MNKKTNIVIIGASGHARVIIDILERNNQYNIVGLIDSFKPVGSYIYNYKILGREKDIPNLKKTHNFRHGIIAIGDNWTRKKIHEKIVKIAPRFKFINAIHPTAVIGKDVKIGKGVVVVAGSIINSNAVIGDFCIINTKASLGHDSQLKKYASLAPNSTIGGNVKIGTCTAICLSASIIQDITIGKHCIIGASSLIIRDVPNNSKVIGIPGKVIEKIKKGEKYLYHSESLKAKQKGVLEMITEKDKWQKTLSEIGKYDFYHTYEYHLLSKKTDETPVLILYKTEKNSLIALPLLIRNIQNSDYKDATSVYGYAGPICNKLASNLNTFEYQQTIFKYFEANNIISVFSRLNPFMPCQTEILNGLGKIVHQGKVVNIDLNLDIDIQRRNYRSRLKTHVNKARRLCSVRKAVNKEDLEAYINIYHENMDRVKAKNLYYFEKCYFENMVKSPSFDTDVLLAIENETGTIVAGSMFVTTNNNIVQYHLSGTKNDYLHLTPTKLLIDEMRLIANERGCKFFNLGGGLGGSDHDSLFNFKASFSKDFKDFNLWKLIVNKTAYNELVAKKGINKDASFFPLYRFTDDINVNL
- a CDS encoding HTTM domain-containing protein, with the translated sequence MMKVINKVIKLIKVLIKNPLSILRFLLAILFTKKLVGYIYFIEEIKNNSQYPLSKTWFTSLLPNSMFNLDVHFLYQLKLVVIIVGLLAAVGIIGRLSLFLLSLLSFYILGIVEGIGVFDHHLSLPSQVILILTFIPGTLKLSVDNFIHSLFKNKKIVITDTPKWSVNLILAVVVLTYFTAGVSKLRYGNGLNWLDGSTLSFYLKEQTLKYKEGQMQLIIGDNKISEENKWKDSIGFKAHAYGNFQLSKKRNAIATYIANNKTLVILLSIGSVLFELLGFIVFINSKYRNLYLISAILFHLSIGALMGISFRQYRLICLCLIDWKSLFNSISALLPTPILSKLKTNLQLN
- a CDS encoding CoF synthetase translates to MFSIISPKQFLYKILDLVKKNKNNHYKEVKNLVEKGTNNTSQLKALLQHACTSTIFYNKFDYKKGIKAFPVINKNTIKTNYSSFQSEKFKKAKCRIVATSGSTGIPFKVHQNLIKILRNTADNLYFSELAGYNIGNKLYYFRMWNAFDKKGVLERWIMNMIPIDVFELTDVFFSNFLKKIKNNKSPKSWIGYASSFETMCKYLEKNEKKPINCNLKSVIAISESLSPYTKQTLKKYFNVDVVSRYSNVENGIIAQQLPSTSYFILNTASYYVEILDINSDKPVELGQKGRIVITDLFNFSVPMIRYDTGDIGVMEIIDKKPVLTSIEGRKIDAITNTKGEIIANNIMLLLNNYHELNQCQLIQKNNKVYVFKININGEFKNERKFIDDFKTYLGEDAIIKVEYVDEIPLLASGKRRVMINETNTKTS
- a CDS encoding GNAT family N-acetyltransferase; its protein translation is MSYTLENHLDYKRKTFLIYDVPEYFNLPFLEDNTTSLKLKKIKQYPGYSINIDNYNNLDEFLKTTFSKSSNQKLRRYLRRLELCFDISYKMLIGPTDKAEYDRVFNHFHSLLTKRFNDKKTTNNNLNPEEWNFYKEVAYPLILEKKAGLHVVYNGNTPICVRLLYFSESIIFDAITVFDIDYTKFHIGKISIMKMLEWSFNSDYSYFDFSKGYFDYKESWSDLKYNFEYHILYDSKSITSIVIATTLSRYFKIKQFLRDKDFNKKLHNLNFILKSKNINTQKPIIQEIGSKNIEYTNDMLVKIDFLDLEYSFLRKFVFDFLFLNSEHIKNLSVYKFEKINQNYFLIECPKKQTIVYQQKQTCKIV